One window of the Esox lucius isolate fEsoLuc1 chromosome 8, fEsoLuc1.pri, whole genome shotgun sequence genome contains the following:
- the ccdc124 gene encoding coiled-coil domain-containing protein 124 encodes MPKKFQGENSKAVTAKARKAEAKAVEDARKKKELEDALWQENDKHVLKKEQRKDDKEKKRLEALERKKENQRLLEEEAAKIKGKAKEAAAAAAVGRVTRAQIEETLRVEQLQQQEQPKEKSHLETPLEENVNRVIPEEGAVEARSVEDAIAMLSTAEELDRHPERRVKAAFAAYEELNLPLLKKENPNMRLSQLKQLLKKEWMKSPENPLNQRFANYNTK; translated from the exons ATGCCGAAGAAGTTCCAGGGCGAGAACTCCAAGGCAGTTACTGCCAAGGCCCGCAAGGCAGAGGCCAAAGCAGTGGAAGATGCCCGCAAAAAGAAAGAACTGGAGGATGCACTATGGCAGGAAAATGACAAACATGTCCTGAAGAAAGAACAGAGGAAG GACGATAAGGAGAAAAAACGCCTTGAGGCCCTCGAAAGGAAGAAGGAGAACCAGCGGCTCTTGGAGGAGGAAGCTGCAAAGATTAAGGGAAAAGCCAAGGAGGCGGCGGCGGCAGCGGCTGTGGGCAGAGTGACCCGTGCCCAGATTGAAGAGACACTGCGTGTCGAGCAGCTACAGCAGCAGGAGCAACCCAAAG AGAAGAGCCACCTGGAAACGCCCCTGGAGGAGAATGTGAATCGTGTAATTCCTGAGGAAGGTGCAGTGGAAGCTAGATCTGTAGAGGATGCCATTGCCATGCTCAG cacgGCAGAAGAGCTTGACCGCCACCCGGAGCGCAGGGTGAAAGCAGCGTTTGCGGCATACGAGGAGCTGAACCTGCCCCTCCTTAAAAAAGAGAACCCCAACATGCGCCTGTCGCAGCTCAAGCAGCTGCTGAAAAAAGAGTGGATGAAGTCGCCAGAGAACCCCCTGAACCAGCGCTTTGCCAACTATAACACCAAGTGA
- the kcnn1b gene encoding small conductance calcium-activated potassium channel protein 1b, translated as MSVEDIVKASDLAHTSTHSKTVIVTISAPLNAISVLSTHAAANHIISPELHGTFINSTGDSPPNFSELDSERPEPIKAIHRSVLEEVFSKGISEDNSKPNGEGGDAPQKRTKDIGYRLSQRRALFGKRKQLSDYALIFGMLGIVVMVTETELSWGVYTKESSCSFALKCLISLSTAILLGLIVMYHAREIQLFMVDNAADDWRIAMTYQRVSLVVLELLVCAIHPVPGQYVFTWTTRLAFSYMPSVTDADVDIILSVPMFLRLYLIGRVMLLHSKLFTDASSRSIGALNKINFNTRFVVKTLMTICPGTVLLVFSVSCWIVAAWTVRVCERYHDAQEVTSNFLGAMWLISITFLSIGYGDTVPHTYCGKGVCLLTGIMGAGCTALVVAVVARKSELTRAEKHVHNFMMDTQLYKRVKNTAANVLRETWLIYKHTKLVKKIDHARVRKHQRKFLQAIHQLRRVKMEQRKLTDQTNTLVDLAKTQNMMYDLVSDLQRRSEDLNKRIGSLDDKLGSILVSLQALPNLLSQAYTQQHTDVLDSCIHHVKTASLGNEHHWVPTMSQPSPPPLYRRPHLATDSLPTPPLL; from the exons ATGAGTGTGGAGGACATTGTGAAAGCCAGCGACCTTGCTCACACCAGCACCCACAGCAAGACTGTCATTGTGACTATTTCAGCACCCTTAAATGCCATCAGTGTTCTCTCTACCCACGCAGCAGCAAATCACAT CATAAGCCCAGAGCTTCATGGCACATTTATCAACAGCACTGGAGATTCACCACCAAACTTTTCAGAGCTGGACTCTGAGAGACCAGAGCCCATCAAGGCTATTCACAGGTCTGTCTTGGAAGAGGTGTTCTCCAAAGGCATTAGCGAGGACAACAGTAAGCCTAACGGTGAAGGAGGAGATGCACCCCAGAAGAGGACCAAGGACATCGGCTACCGGTTGAGCCAGCGTCGGGCGCTCTTTGGAAAACGCAAACAGTTGAGCGACTATGCCTTGATCTTTGGAATGCTTGGGATCGTCGTCATGGTGACAGAGACAGAACTGTCCTGGGGGGTTTACACAaag GAATCCTCCTGCTCATTTGCTCTGAAATGCCTGATCAGCCTTTCAACTGCTATATTGCTTGGACTCATTGTTATGTACCATGCACGGGAAATACAG CTCTTCATGGTGGATAACGCGGCTGACGACTGGAGGATCGCCATGACGTATCAACGCGTCTCCCTTGTCGTCCTGGAGCTGCTGGTCTGTGCTATCCACCCCGTCCCGGGCCAGTACGTCTTCACCTGGACGACCCGGCTGGCCTTCAGCTACATGCCGTCTGTGACAGACGCCGACGTGGACATCATCCTCTCGGTGCCCATGTTCCTGCGCCTCTACCTGATCGGCCGTGTCATGCTGCTGCACAGCAAGCTGTTCACGGACGCGTCGTCGCGCAGCATCGGGGCTCTGAACAAGATCAACTTCAACACGCGCTTCGTCGTGAAGACCCTGATGACCATCTGCCCCGGCACAGTGCTGCTGGTCTTCAGTGTCTCTTGTTGGATTGTCGCGGCGTGGACGGTTCGTGTCTGTGAGAg GTATCATGACGCACAGGAAGTGACCAGTAACTTCCTGGGGGCAATGTGGCTAATCTCAATCACTTTTCTCTCTATTGGCTATGGAGACACGGTCCCTCACACTTATTGTGGAaagggtgtgtgtctgctgaCGGGAATCATG GGGGCCGGCTGTACGGCCCTGGTGGTTGCCGTAGTTGCCAGGAAATCTGAGTTGACTAGAGCCGAAAAGCACGTTCACAACTTCATGATGGACACTCAGCTCTATAAACGG GTGAAAAACACAGCTGCCAATGTACTCAGGGAAACATGGCTCATCTATAAACATACCAAGTTAGTCAAGAAGATCGATCATGCCAGGGTACGCAAACATCAGCGGAAATTCCTACAAGCCATTCATCA ACTGCGCCGAGTCAAAATGGAACAGAGGAAACTCACAGACCAGACTAATACACTTGTGGATCTTGCCAAG ACTCAGAACATGATGTACGACTTGGTGTCAGACCTGCAACGGCGCAGCGAGGACCTGAATAAGAGGATCGGTAGTTTGGACGACAAACTGGGCTCCATCCTAGTTAGTCTGCAGGCCCTGCCCAACCTGCTTTCCCAGGCCTACACACAGCAGCACACAGACGTCTTAGATAGCTGTATCCATCATGTAAAGACAGCCTCATTGGGCAATGAGCACCACTGGGTTCCCACTATGAGCCAACCCAGTCCCCCTCCACTGTACAGGAGACCCCACCTGGCAACTGACAGCCTGCCGACGCCGCCACTACTGTGA